The following are from one region of the Camelus ferus isolate YT-003-E chromosome 13, BCGSAC_Cfer_1.0, whole genome shotgun sequence genome:
- the DIRAS3 gene encoding GTP-binding protein Di-Ras3, whose amino-acid sequence MGNSCFGLKERLMKRLRPLPTVIVIRTCLPQRRSRDFRVVVLGSAGVGKSALVQRWVRGNFREAYLPTIEDTYRQVLGCSHKVGALHITDTTGGRRYRGLQRLAIARGHAFILVYSVTKKQTLDELKPFYELIRQLKGDNPQKYPIVLVGNKCDESRREVTEKEGAARASEWNCAFLETSAKMNINVHELFHLLLNHEKKPAPQAPQKKSQIPKTAEKLLGKCIIM is encoded by the coding sequence ATGGGCAACTCCTGCTTCGGCCTCAAGGAACGACTGATGAAGCGGCTGCGGCCTCTGCCTACCGTGATCGTCATTCGCACCTGCCTGCCCCAGAGAAGGAGCAGAGATTTCCGCGTGGTGGTGCTCGGCTCCGCCGGCGTGGGCAAGAGCGCGCTGGTGCAGAGGTGGGTGCGCGGCAATTTCCGTGAGGCGTACCTGCCGACTATCGAAGATACCTATCGCCAGGTGCTGGGCTGCAGCCACAAGGTGGGCGCGCTGCACATCACCGACACCACTGGCGGCCGCCGCTACCGGGGCCTGCAGCGCCTTGCCATTGCCAGGGGTCACGCCTTCATCCTGGTCTACTCCGTCACTAAGAAGCAAACCCTAGACGAGCTGAAGCCCTTCTATGAGCTGATCCGCCAACTCAAAGGTGACAACCCGCAAAAGTACCCGATCGTGCTGGTGGGCAACAAGTGCGATGAGAGCCGCCGGGAGGTGACCGAGAAAGAAGGCGCCGCCCGCGCGTCCGAGTGGAATTGCGCCTTCCTGGAGACCTCCGCCAAGATGAATATCAACGTGCACGAGCTGTTCCACCTGCTGCTGAACCACGAGAAGAAGCCCGCCCCCCAGGCTCCCCAGAAGAAATCCCAGATCCCGAAGACCGCCGAGAAGCTGCTGGGCAAGTGCATCATCATGTGA